The genome window AAGGTATATTAGGATTAGCAGCGGcacactattaggttagtctttaggcgtatcgtacatACCAATGTCTATTATAATCATGTCTTTATGGTTAGAGTCAATTCATGTAGCAACGACAAACCCTATATcctatgtaatgtttgtcaacGTATGTAATATCCGTATCGGGTTTTATGCTAATAATGCTTCATAACTACAATTATttgaaaaattagattttgtatcctccgaAAATTACGTCACTAAcaaaattactcatacaattttacatcaaataaataaacaaatatccaCAAATTTACGTTgatccaaaatttccaaaaaataacTATTCCGCGATGCCGTTTGATCACTTTTTACACAACTAACATTTTTCACTgaatgaatgtgcactatttttcaaattgacgtatataaaagttaaattaaaaaaaatccaagcagTGGGGCTAACCGTCCGCCGAGAGGGTGGTAATGGACACTACATGGTGGGCGCTCACGGGTAGGGTCTACCCGCCCACTAAGAGGGTGGTAAAGACTAGCCATTCTATCAAAGAGCAGTAAGAACCTCCGATGCCACGTTGCTATCCTTACTACCCTTTAAAAAGGCTAGCTTTTTCAGAGGATGGTATGCGCCTATTTATACAAATTTGCCACTTTTAAAAACGAACCCACGTTTATACGGGGCATTTCAGGATTTGCCACTTTTAACACCGAGTGGCAGGCAATTTGCCACCCGGGTCCAGTTTCATAGACGCAGGATGGCTCGCATGTCAACCTCAGCGGAAAATTTGCACCTGTTAAGAGTGGCAAATCTAGAAATTACCCTGTTTAATACCGGGAAGAAAAATGTTGGTCCATTCTTGTATTCCGTACCTTATAAATTTTTTCCAATACGAGTACATGATCTACTTGATATGCATTTATTTTAAAGATGCATTACTCATTTGTGATTGTAATAAATATGTTTTAATCAATAAAGCGCCCTCTTTACTCAAGAAAATATTGCGTGTCGCGTTTTATTCTGTAATCCAGCGCTCTAGCAGCTGCGGGTTCAAACTTATGCTCTTCAGAAACGGAACTGTTAATGCTATCTTACCAAGTCGTTGCTCAGGGCATGTCTAGCTGTCAACCACTAAACATGAGTTGGTTATCACACCATCTCTTTCCCTTACTCTTctcatatttaataaaaaacatctaaaattcaaataatttagtcACTTTTACCATCCATTCTTATTGATGCGAAGAGCGTTAGGATGATACCCCTCCAAACTCGATTTACCCCTTCGCTATCCCATTGCAGAAAATCAAATAGCCAAGGGTCCACATAAAAAAGGAAGAAGTACGATTTACATGCTGCAACCATCACATAAGTCTGATTTTCAATCATGAATTACAAAAAATCAGACATCCTACAGCCCCAAGTAACGAAACTGGATAAAATACCCCCTGCACCTAAACCACTCCGGTTTCAGTACATGTTAGCACGACATGGCACTCATTTTTGCTGACGTGATAGCGATTCAGGGTTGAAAATCAGACTTCTGTGCAGTTGGAGGGTATAAATCAGATTTCTTCCAAAAAAATAATTGCAGAAATAGGTGCACTGTTTGAATAATTGCAAAAATAGGTGACTAGACACAGTCGGCACATGGACTGTTGATAGGCTCCTATCGGCGCAGGGCTGGCCAACTAGGGTTGCCATTCCGGATCCACGCCGGTTGGGGCGGATCCATGTCGATCGGCAAAGAGCTTGTTGACAGTTGAGCGACCAATAGGAGGCCACTCGTCCCAATCGGTAGCTAGTAGGCTGACATGCCTTATCAGTCGCCCGTTGACCGAGATGTCCAACCCTGTCGGCATCTAGGTTGCCGACAGGTTGAGCCTATCGACAAGCCCAGTGCCGACAGGCGTGGTTGTTTGGCCTTCTTTCTCGTGGAGAAAAGAGTGGTTTCATCGACGCCCAttggagaagaagagggaggtggtgagggagaggaggaggagagagaggcggTGGGCGGATGACTGGTAGCAGCCAAGGTTAGActgtcttcagtcatgcagtagggtttttttcttctttttttcaaccGAGGTAGATAGGTTATATTTAGGTTTAAATCTAGGGTAGATAGCAAGCAGAAGTATTTATATTTACACACTCTAAGTGCTACAGATGTTCGATTTTGAACCTTGAATTACTACCATGTCAGTACTAAAATCGGAATGGTTTGGGTGTGGGAGATATTTTATCTAGTTTCGTTTTTGCAAGGAAAAGGGAATATATTAGACACAGCCAGATGCAATACAATCGTCACGAATTAGCCTAGTTACAACACTTTCTTCTTGCCCCATCCAGTTCTCAGAAATACCATGGATACGGGCATGATTAGCTAGTTCATGGCTAACAGTATTCTGGCTATGATCTACTTTTTTGATCTCCAAAACCCTTTGTCCGATGAACAAACATCTCACATCTCTCACCATATGGGCAAGAGCCAAGCGGTCCTCCTCATGTGCTGTAGCAAGGAGAACAACCGAAGAACAATCCGATTCCACCATAACCGGCTTAGACGTGTATTGAAGTGCCATCTCAATTCCTTCCTTGTAAGCAATCAATTCAACCTCTAACGCATCATAGCAATGTAGAAGTGATCTGCGGGATGTGAAGACTCTATTGCCGAAATTATCCCGTAATATCATACCGATGCGCCCTCCCATCTTTTAAAGAGAAAGAGCCATCTATGTTTAATTTGTGCCATCCCGGAGGTGGCAGTGTCCattgcttaatcaccttggacaTAGTCATGCTGGAACACTGCTGCATCTGCATATCCTCTAAAGAGACGCCAATGACTTGCTTGCCTCTCGCCACATCACTGTTCGGGTGCTGCTTGATTAGTAATAGGGATTGAACATAGCTCTCAAAGCGCCCGGATACTTCCACAGGCGGTGCCGGCTTTTGATGAACCACCTCGTTTAGTACATGCCAAACACGCCACAATAACATTAGTAGAATCATGCGGCTCGTACAAGGAATATTATCCAAAAGAATTAATAACCATTGCGTACCTAACACATGAAGCTGCTCATCCGACGGCAAGCACCAAACCTGCCTCATAGCATTCCACAATGCTTTGACATTTGGGCAGCGACACAATGCATGGTAAGTATCCTCTTTTTCCATACCACAAATACCGCAAACATCATCCAGAGCTAAGCGTCGACGCTGCTTATTATCCTGGGTAGCCAAGCTATTAGTGGCAACTTTCCACACAAAGATGCGAACCTTCTGCAGAACAGGGCATTTGCACAAGTGATTCCATAGAGGGTTACTTCCATCCGGATGCGAGCTCGCTGCACCACTCCCAGTTTCCTGCGCCTGGAAGTTCAAGGCCAACTTATATGCACTCCGCATAGTGAACATGCCGTTTCTATCTGGATGCcaggccaacatatcctccacCCTCCTCCCTGCGATCTTGATTTTGGAGATAGCAGCCACATCCATTGGCAAGAAGATCTGTTGAAGCTTGACAGCATCCCACTGCCCCTGATCATCCAACAGATCCGCAACCCTCTTTGTCCTGCAACCCCCCTGCCGACTGATGACCCTTCGGGAGGGGTCTCTCCAAATTCTTATTGAATTTCCATTTCCCACCCGCCAGATCAGCCCTTTCTTTAGCAGCTCCAAACCACACTCAATCGCGTGCCATGTAGGTGAAGAATTCCCTGCGAAGACTGTATCTCCCAAACAACCATTAGGGTAGTAGCGAGCCTTTAATACCCTCGCACACAAGCTATTCGGTTTCAGAATCAGCCTCCACGCTTGACGCGCTAACAAAGCTTGATTAAAGAGCTTCATATCTCTAAAGCCCATCCCACCTTTACACTTCAAATTCATTAGCTTGCTCCAGGAAGTCCAATGTGTTTTCCGTCTCTCGTTTTCCACACCCCACCAAAAATTACAAGTCATCTTTGTGAGGTCATCTAATACTGACTCGAGAAGCTTAAACACCCCCATAACATAAACCGGGATAGCTTTGTGCAACCGCCTTGATCATGATCTCCTTGCCCCcactagataaaaaaattatcgccCCATTGAATTAGCCTTGTACTTAGCTATTCCTGAAGGCTTTGAAACTTCCCTCTTTTCATCCTCCCCTCCCGCATTGGCAGTCCCAAATATTTAGCTACAAAAGATTCCTGCTCAACACCAAGGATGGCGTTTACCGTTTCCTGTTTGGGCTGTGAGAAAGCATCTCCAAACATAATGGAGCACTTTGCCGCGTTAATTAATTGACCAATGCTCTGTGCATAATGGTTCAGCACCCTTCTGACATTGGAAGCTTGGTACTCGTTTGCTTTAAAGAAAAGCAAGGTATCGTCCACAAATAAGAGGTGGGACACACCAGGTGCATTACGGCACACCCGAACAGAGGATACTCCCCTCCATCCACTCAGTCTTTATCAAATGTGACAAATCGTCAGccacaaacaaaaataaaataagggAGAGGGGATCACCTTGAGAGTTATAAGATGTGtagttttataatttaaaatagaaaatcgAACTTATGTGAGAGTTGAGAGGTGTAAATCGAACTTCGCACAATTaacaaaaggagaaaaacaAGGTTCGCAGGATGTAAAATTTCGCAAGACTTATCCATATGCAACCCTCCCAAGACACACCCCACTCCCCGCGAAATGACTCACCACATCCCCAAAATCCCAACTCCCACCCAAATGTTTCCCCGTCTCCTCCCGCGCCGCCATCACCGCTACACCTCCTCCAAACCCTACCACGGGCCGCCGATGCCGTGCTCTTCATCGGCGGCGTCGAGCCCGAGCCTCTCTGTATGGCGGTGGAAGAAGGAGATGGGGAATCAGGGCCTCATGGCGGTGGCGCAGCTCAAGCGGCTCGCGGCGCTGCCCCCCTTGAGCAGTTCATGCGCGCGCACGTGTCGCGGCTCCTCGGCACGGACCTCCTCGCCGTCCTCGCGGAGCTGCTCCGCCAGGACCACATCATCCTCTCCACGAAGGTCTCACTCCCATCCCAATATAAAAATCTGCGTGCTTAACTGTTCTGTTCATGACTACATTTTGCTCACTATTGCTTGTACTCTTTTAGTGTGAAATCGACCTAATTGGAACTTTTAAGTTATATTATTCTCTCTCCAGGGAATAGCGTGCAATGTGGGCTTGATGCGGGGTTTGAACTTTGAATTGCAAAATGGGGATTTATTGCACTTGTTAGGCTGAAACTAAATTGCCTTAGTGCATTAGATTGTTGGTCTGTTTGAATAGAGTAGGAAAGGGTAGTTCTGATGCGCTGTCCGCACTGAAATGGCCTCCACTGAAATGGGATGATTTTTCAAAGTTATTTTTGACATTTCAAGAAGACAGGACTAAAGAAGACATACCTTGTAACTGCGTCCTACCATGTAACCTGGCCCCTGGAGTATAGGCAGATTATGGAGTCCTCCAGAATTTGCGTCTCAGACTTGGAGGTCTTACATAATTTTACAGGAATGTCTAGTTGATAATCcgctatttttcttttgaaatgcAGTCAAATTTTTCAGTCAATAGGGAGATGACATGTAATCAAGCACACTTTTTACATAAAAAAACTGacagaaatattttttattgcagTCACTAACAATCAGTAAAAGATATTTGTTACTTGACTGATTATTGTAAGGTTTTCAATCAACTTTTTGGCTGCACCATCATACATAGTGAGCTCCGTATATTTTTGACATGTAGCTAGTGCATGGGACGTCCCATTTGCAGTAAGTGGTGCCGAATTTAGACCTTTTGGAATCTGTACAAGTCCCTCTCAATGGATGGGAATATGGGTTACCCGATCAACCAAACACAAAATAGAATTAACAAATGAACATATAAAATTGATTAATGAACTGTTACAAAAAGAAAGATGTAACATAATTATATTTCAATTAGTACAAAGAAAATCATAGGACTAATGAACTCctacaacaaagcctttcagtcccaaacaagttggggtaggctagagatgaaacccataggACTAATGAACTCCTAAAAAACAATAAACTAATCCTCAGTGTGATTAGTGGTAccataagaaaaagaaatacaagAGGTGATATTGTAAGGAAAGGAGAACTATTTTCATAAGAtggcaaagaaatttgaaattaGTCAACTCCTACAGAACCAGACgacaatttttttggaaaaaaagacGAGAAAAATATGGGATTAGCAGACTCTTAAAAAGTAAAAAACATAATACCATTTTTTCTTAAGGAAGACAAGAAAACATGGGATTTTTAAGcccccaaccccccccccccccaaaaaaaaaccgACATAAATAAAAATACCAATAGGCATCCTTATATTGGTCAACAGTTGATATAAAGAAGGTAACATATAGGAAACTTAGAAGTTGTGGTGATAAAGTTTAGAATTTACAACACTATTGCAACTGCAAGAAATATTTACAATAACCTTTCAACAGTAAACCTGAAAGGAGAAATATTAACAATACCGTTTGCAAGAAATATTTACAATCCTTATATTCAGCTAACAAAGTAGCTAAACCTGAAAGGAGAACCGattaaaaaaactgaaaagaCGAAATACACATGCCAGCCAACAAGAAGCCCAAGACACGCACAAAGCCGGCCCATGATGCGAAACCAGTCAGCCCAAAAGAATCAACCCAAAGGGAGCCTGAATCATAAAGCAAATCCAACGGCCGAAGATCTGACTGAAATCACAAATTAAAATAGCTAGCTACTGTATTGCAGCTGCATAATTTTACTCTTTAGGATGCTAAACTGGGAAACTGGGAAGGGGAAATAGTTTCTTTACTTAACGAGTAATACACAACTGGGCTTGGTCTTGCTGATAGATGTTGAAACACACTTTTCACAAGCCGCTGATAGATCTGTCCTGTTACCTTCAATTACTGTTTTCTTTATTGCTGGGGTACCTAGTTCCTTTATGTTAATTTTTGGGGATATATTAGGCAATTTTAATGGGGAATGTTAAGGATTTGCCCATCATACGAGTGCCTATTGAGGATTTACCACTCATTCTGTTGATTGTTGAAAATGAGGTTTTTTTCACCATAAAGGATTTGCCATTTTGGTCCTTTATTTGATTATgtgttttttcacctttttGCTCTTGTTTGGCCCGAGTTGAAAAACTCATAGGTCCCTTGAGCTGAATCGTATTCAATGATCATGAGAGTTGACAGACTTGATATTGTCTTATTTGTCTATAAGCAATTCTTTTGGACAAGGCTTACTAACCTAAATGTCTCATGTGAGGCCAAATCACTAGAGATGAGGAGGCAAATTTATATGAGGTAACTCAAGAAATTTCAACATTATCTGATAGCCTGAttgatctattatattattatttgagtgttaagAGGACCACCATATTCACTCTTAAGTTCacgaaattaccacgttaatcggagaaaagaaaaggatctagaccactcattgttatgaacatctaacggtctagattaaaccagagagttcatatcaaatacgattaataaatagctaaattcgtaattaaaataaattatggAAAGTTAGCAGATGGATTTCCATACGGtttaggaagcaaaatatctaaataaagagttcaaacaaaataaatatataataattgaaattgaggttagaatagaaaaagaaggatccatatcaaatatagtcttagaaaaaaaatcaaattattataaaaatcaaatacctaaataaagagacTATGTAAAATGCAATTAATCAAAGGCTAGCCACGCTATTAGCATGGGCCACCGTGCTAGTTTCTCATATGCAAAAGATGAACTAAGTACCACTTAATCATCTAAAGAAATCTCCAAGTCACCTTTCACCTGGTATGACCCAGCCTGGGGCATATGGAATGGGATTAAAGGGCCAAATGGAAAATTGTATAGTGCACCATGAACATAACTGGGAAATTCTCAATTTCAATGGCATGAGTGGAAATTTGTATAGTGCACCATGCACCATGCACCATGAACATAACTGGCATGAGTGGAAATTCTTAATTCTCAATTTCAATGCAAAATTGTATAGTGCACCATGCACCATGAACATAACTGGGAAATTTCCCCTTTCGAGGGAGTGTGTGCAGCTTGGAGACGCACCAGtgtattttttgttttctagaGCTGGGTGTTTCCAAGGCTCAATGTTCATACTTGAAGTTTGGCATAGTCTTCTGCAAGATTAAGCATTGACTTGTTACAGATATATGGTGTTGTGCGGGAAGAAATCTGGTATcgtcctgatatgtacttctaCCGAGACGTGCTATATATGCTAGCCAGGAACAAGAAGATTGACGAGGCAAGGCAGGTCTGGGCAGATCTGAAGTCTGAAGACGTGCTATTTGATCAGCACACTTATGGTGACATTGTGAAGCCTTCTGCGATGCTGGCTTAATCGATCTGGCCATGGAAATTTACGAGGACACGAGAAGCTCTCCCGCACCCACCTTCTCTCGTTGCCGTTCCGTGTTATCTTGAAAGGGCTGGTTCCGTACCCCGAACTGAGGGAGAAGATAAAACAAGATTTTCTGGAACTTTTCTCTGATATGATTGTATATGATCCTCCAGATAGCTTATCAGATGTAGATGAGGAATTCAAGTTTTGATGAAATATAAATTCTACAATTATAATTCATGAGATCTATAAGCCAACCTGATCAACTATGGTTCTTCTCTGCATTGTAGCCAAATCTCCATTTCTCTTTGTTCTTTTGGCAGATCAGATCTTGTAAATATAGTTTTAAATAGTATCCTACTCTAGCCAAGAACTGGGTGGGTCACCAATTTCCCCCCCTTGATGAATCATGCACATGCTTATGTACACCTTGAGCATTTGGTGTTCCTCGGCAGTGTCTCATCCTGCTAAATGCCTAAATCAATCCCCAAGGAGCATTGTCTCCCGTGAGGTTCTGATACTGCTGCCCTGCGCGGCTTGGCCTTGGCCATTTCTTCAGAAGGCAGATGGTGACTAGCAGGCAACCTGGTGTCCCAACTCAACAACAGAATTCCGTCATGTGGTCCTGGTCGCGTCGGTCGATGCGACTCGTGATGTCCTGTCGTCCTCTTTTCCGTTCCACGAATCACCCTATTCCCGGGGGACGAGCCAGAGCTGAAGTCGCCGCTTTCGATTACCCGTTTCATCCTATGTTTTGAACCACTGATCTGTCTATTGCTGCATGGGTTTCAGTACCTACTGGGGCTACTGGCCGTTGCAATGAAGCCCAGAAGGCCGGCAGGTCAAAAGCGCACAGCGAATGGAAGCGTGGGCAGTTGGGCACCGAGCCTGTCTGCCCCTTGCCGTGCGTGCCCTGTGCACACGGCTCACCGCTCGGTGCTGCCCGCTGGACTGGTAGCGGTAGTACTACCAGCAGTTGACAAAGCCTGCGACAACGGCCCTGCAAAACCCATCGGTCTTTTTTCCCGGTGCGAAAGGACGTTTTCTCCTTTCGGCCCGGCTGCCGCTGCGCGCCGGGCCCCCTCGGCCGTGGGGATCCACGTCCAGAGTCGCGTGTGGCCGGCAGCTCGAGCCGGAGCCGAGGCCGAGCGGGAACACTCTCGTCGTGCCGGCTCGCTGCCTGTCCCTCCCAAATCTTTCGCCTCGGCGCTCGTTAATTGCTGCCATTAACTCACTCGCTGCTTTCAATGTACGGGCGCACGTGCTCGCCTGTCGATCCCCGCGCCGGGGTCTCTGCCCGGCAGAGCCCACCGCCCGGGATCTAGCCGTTAGGTGGACACCACGGCACAGGACATGGTACAGAATGCGGCAATATCCTGGACTCCTGGTGGCTTTTAACTcctcgtgctgctgctgctgcagcagcactGAACGAGATAATGATCGGATTCTCTCCTGCCACGCGGGGCCCGCGCTGTCAGCCGCTCGTACTGTAACGTATAGTACGGGATCTTTTAAAACTCCCGGTCTCTGCTGCAGGAGCTAGCCGTTAGTTAGCGCATCTGGAGTAGAATTGGCGTAGCTCAATTATTCCCTCCTTTCTTCTGACCAGTACCTGCAATGCTTATATAGAGCGTACTACCATTGCTTTCCCCCTTGCAGAAACCAAGAACTCCGAGGAAAAAGATCGAGCCGCCTAGGTTGGAGCGAGCGATTGCATTGGGTTATATTAGATTCTAGCTAGAGCTAGTAGCTAGCTGTAGCAGCCATGGGTGTGTGGTGCTGCAACAGCGTCCAATGCAATGCTGGATCAAGGAGGAGGCAGCTGCGGCTGTCCCTGCTGCTCCCGCTCCTGCTCCTGGCCGTGCTGCTTCAGGAGGCGGCGGTGCCGGCGCGCGGGCAGGCGTCGGATGGCGTGGTGATCGCGCAGGCGGATCTGCAGGGGCTGCAGGCCATCCGGCAGGCGCTGGTGGACCATCGCGGCTTCCTGAGCGGCTGGAACGGCACGGGCCTCGACGCCTGCTCCGGCGCCTGGGCGGGCATCAAGTGCGCGCGCGGCAAGGTCGTCGCCATCCAGCTGCCTTTCAAGGGCCTCGCCGGCGCCCTCTCCGACAAGATCGGCCAGCTCACCGCGCTGCGCAGGCTCAGCTTCCACGACAACGCCATCGGGGGCCAGGTGCCGGCCGCCCTCGGCTTCCTCCGCGAGCTCCGCGGCGTGTACCTCCACAACAACCGCTTCGCCGGCGCCGTGCCGCCGGCTCTCGGCGGGTGCGCGCTCCTGCAGACGCTAGACCTCAGCGGCAACTTCCTCTCGGGGAGTATCCCTTCCACTCTCTCCAACGCGAGAAGGCTCTATAGGATCAACCTCGCGTACAACAACCTCTCTGGTGTCGTGCCGAGCAGTCTCACTTCCCTCCCTTTCCTCGAATCCCTTCAACTCAACAACAACAATCTTAGTGGCGAGATGCCATCCACCATTGGCAACCTCAGAATGCTCCACGATCTTAATCTCGGCATAAATTTGATTAGTGGAAGCATCCCTGAAGGGATTGGGAGCCTTTCCAAGCTCCAAACATTGGACCTTCCTGATAATCTGCTGGGTGGTAACCTCCCTGCGTCACTCTGCAACCTCACCTCGTTAGTAGAGTTCAATCTCGATGGCAATGACATCGGAGGACACATACCGGAGTGCATTGACGGGCTCAAGAACCTGACCAAGCTGTCCCTGAGGAGAAATGTCCTCGACGGTGAGATTCCCGCGATGGTCGGGAACCTCTCGGCGCTGTCCTTGCTCGACGTGTCTGGGAACAACCTCACCGGAGGGATTCCGGAGTCCTTGACCCACCTGGCCAATCTCAGTTCTTTCAATGTATCCTACAATAATCTCTCAGGTCCGGTGCCTGTGGTTCTTTCCAACAAGTTTGATTCTAGCTCGTTCGTTGGAAACCTTCAGCTCTGTGGGTTCAATGGCTCCGCCATTTGCACTTCGGCTTCATCTCCGTTGGCGTCGCCATCTCCCCCACTGCCTTTGTCGCAGCGGCGGACCCGAAAGCTCAACAAAAAGGAGCTCATCTTTGCTGTGGGAGGCATCTGTTTGCTCTTCTTGCTCCTATTCTGCTGCGTCCTCCTCTTCTGGAGGAAAGACAAGAAGGAAAGCTCGTCTCCCAAGAAGGCCGCGAAGGACGCGACCGCCAAGGCGGCCGGGAAGCCCGGGTCCATCGCCGGCTCAGGCGCTGACACcggcggggacggcggcggcaaGCTGGTACATTTCGACGGGCCGCTCTCGTTCACGGCGGACGACCTGCTGTGCGCAACCGCGGAGATCCTGGGGAAGAGCACGTACGGGACGGTCTACAAGGCGACCATGGAGGACGGCAGCTACGTCGTGGTCAAGCGGCTCAGGGAGAAGATCGCCAAGAACCAGAAGGAGTTCGAGACGGAGGTGAACAAGCTCGGTAAGCTCCGGCACCCCAACCTCCTCGCCCTCAGGGCCTACTACGTG of Phragmites australis chromosome 3, lpPhrAust1.1, whole genome shotgun sequence contains these proteins:
- the LOC133912301 gene encoding probable leucine-rich repeat receptor-like protein kinase IMK3, whose translation is MGVWCCNSVQCNAGSRRRQLRLSLLLPLLLLAVLLQEAAVPARGQASDGVVIAQADLQGLQAIRQALVDHRGFLSGWNGTGLDACSGAWAGIKCARGKVVAIQLPFKGLAGALSDKIGQLTALRRLSFHDNAIGGQVPAALGFLRELRGVYLHNNRFAGAVPPALGGCALLQTLDLSGNFLSGSIPSTLSNARRLYRINLAYNNLSGVVPSSLTSLPFLESLQLNNNNLSGEMPSTIGNLRMLHDLNLGINLISGSIPEGIGSLSKLQTLDLPDNLLGGNLPASLCNLTSLVEFNLDGNDIGGHIPECIDGLKNLTKLSLRRNVLDGEIPAMVGNLSALSLLDVSGNNLTGGIPESLTHLANLSSFNVSYNNLSGPVPVVLSNKFDSSSFVGNLQLCGFNGSAICTSASSPLASPSPPLPLSQRRTRKLNKKELIFAVGGICLLFLLLFCCVLLFWRKDKKESSSPKKAAKDATAKAAGKPGSIAGSGADTGGDGGGKLVHFDGPLSFTADDLLCATAEILGKSTYGTVYKATMEDGSYVVVKRLREKIAKNQKEFETEVNKLGKLRHPNLLALRAYYVGPKGEKLLVFDYMPKGNLASFLHARAPDSSPVDWPTRMNIAMGVARGLHHLHTDANMVHGNLTSSNILLDEGNNAKIADCGLSRLMSAAANSSVIAAAGALGYRAPELSKLKKANTKTDIYSLGVVILELLTGKSPGDTTNGLDLPQWVASVVEEEWTNEVFDLELMKDAAASSETGEELVKTLKLALHCVDPSPPARPEAEQVLRQLEQIKPSIAVSAASSFTGEPSHTTATATSVTDETKSTITE